A window of Hymenobacter aerilatus contains these coding sequences:
- a CDS encoding ATP-binding protein: MKQVKIQIPSLVENIRVVESFIDNSKDTFHIEDDIYGNIMVAVTEAVNNAIRHGNKFDKDKNVFLSLYVDQDRLKFEVQDEGEGFDYNNLLDPTAPENLENPGGRGIFLIRHLADEVEFTQDGRNVQLTFLLTPAPATSDSPSNHVTA, from the coding sequence ATGAAGCAGGTTAAAATTCAAATTCCTTCGCTGGTCGAGAACATCCGAGTAGTGGAAAGTTTCATCGACAATTCGAAGGATACCTTCCATATTGAAGACGACATTTACGGCAATATCATGGTGGCCGTCACCGAAGCGGTGAACAACGCCATCCGGCACGGGAACAAGTTCGACAAGGACAAGAACGTATTCCTGTCGCTCTACGTAGATCAGGACCGCCTCAAGTTTGAGGTACAGGACGAAGGCGAAGGCTTTGATTATAACAATCTGCTGGACCCCACGGCCCCCGAAAACCTGGAAAATCCCGGTGGCCGCGGCATCTTCCTGATTCGCCACCTTGCCGACGAGGTGGAGTTCACCCAGGATGGCCGCAACGTGCAGCTCACGTTCCTGCTCACGCCTGCGCCCGCTACCTCCGATTCGCCATCCAACCATGTCACGGCCTAA